The following are from one region of the Mesorhizobium sp. B2-8-5 genome:
- a CDS encoding ArsR/SmtB family transcription factor, protein MSSETADDHVFKALAHSRRRELLDRLKDQPQTTGALCGAFPDMDRCTVMMHLKVLEEADLIVSKREGRERWNHLNALPIKQIHDRWISQYAGHAISILDRLKSDLEG, encoded by the coding sequence ATGTCAAGCGAAACCGCGGACGATCATGTTTTCAAGGCCTTGGCGCATTCGCGCCGGCGCGAATTGCTGGATCGGCTGAAGGACCAGCCGCAGACCACCGGCGCGCTATGCGGGGCTTTTCCGGACATGGACCGCTGCACGGTGATGATGCACCTGAAAGTCCTCGAGGAGGCCGACCTGATCGTTTCCAAGCGTGAGGGGCGCGAGCGCTGGAACCATCTCAATGCGCTGCCGATCAAGCAGATCCACGACCGCTGGATCAGCCAGTATGCCGGTCACGCCATCAGCATTCTCGACCGGTTGAAGTCCGATCTGGAGGGGTGA
- a CDS encoding MotA/TolQ/ExbB proton channel family protein: MAFLRSFGRRSDVLVYDPHKLSSPQVFLLTMVIFLIIVAFIAAILTRQISTAFSSNPGLNGLIIGVLAVGILLAFVQVGRLFREVRWVNSFRAGSETTEPVLLAPMKAMIGRSSSVAFSTSSMRTMLDSIATRLDESRDTSRYLVGLLVFLGLLGTFWGLLNTIASIRETIEALDPGTGDAAAVLDALKQGLSAPLAGMGTAFSSSLFGLSGSLVLGFLDLQAGRAQTRFYTELENWLSSVTDLSSDIVVSDTSKAAESSEDIRLLSERLRSLQENGGGSNPRVATAMANLADGISGLVKNMRSEQQIMRDWVEAQSDEQKAMRNTLEKIADALKKQGVH; encoded by the coding sequence ATGGCTTTTCTCAGATCCTTCGGCAGGCGATCGGACGTCCTGGTCTATGATCCGCACAAGCTGTCGAGTCCGCAGGTCTTCCTGCTCACCATGGTGATCTTCCTGATCATCGTCGCTTTCATCGCCGCCATCCTCACCCGCCAGATCTCGACCGCCTTCTCCAGCAATCCGGGCCTCAACGGACTGATCATCGGCGTGCTGGCGGTCGGTATCCTGCTTGCGTTCGTGCAGGTCGGGCGGCTGTTCCGCGAGGTGCGCTGGGTCAATTCCTTCCGCGCCGGCTCCGAGACCACCGAGCCGGTTCTTTTGGCGCCGATGAAGGCGATGATCGGCCGTTCGTCCTCGGTGGCCTTCTCGACCTCGTCGATGCGCACGATGCTGGATTCCATCGCCACCCGCCTCGACGAAAGCCGAGACACCTCGCGCTACCTGGTCGGCCTGCTGGTGTTCCTAGGCCTGCTCGGCACCTTCTGGGGCCTGCTCAACACCATCGCCTCGATCCGCGAGACGATCGAGGCGCTGGACCCGGGCACCGGCGATGCCGCCGCCGTGCTCGACGCGCTGAAGCAGGGCCTGTCGGCGCCGCTCGCCGGCATGGGCACCGCGTTTTCGTCCTCGCTGTTCGGCCTTTCCGGCTCGCTTGTGCTCGGCTTTCTCGATCTGCAGGCCGGCCGCGCCCAGACCCGCTTCTACACCGAACTCGAGAACTGGCTCTCCTCGGTCACCGATCTGTCGTCGGACATCGTCGTGTCCGATACGTCAAAGGCCGCCGAATCCTCCGAGGATATCCGGCTGCTGTCGGAACGGCTGCGCAGCCTGCAGGAGAATGGCGGAGGCTCCAATCCGCGCGTCGCCACCGCCATGGCCAATCTTGCCGACGGCATCTCGGGGCTGGTGAAGAACATGCGCTCCGAGCAGCAGATCATGCGCGACTGGGTCGAGGCACAGTCCGATGAGCAGAAGGCCATGCGCAACACACTGGAAAAGATCGCCGACGCGCTGAAGAAGCAAGGGGTCCACTGA
- a CDS encoding DUF1304 domain-containing protein, whose translation MIGNILVGLVALIHCYIVYLEMVLWDTPRGHKAFKLTTEFASASKVLAANQGLYNGFLAAGLIWGLYLGAGGFQIKMFFLICVAIAGLYGAATVGRKTLFIQTVPAVLAIIALWLGV comes from the coding sequence ATGATCGGCAATATCCTGGTCGGGCTGGTGGCGCTGATCCACTGCTATATCGTCTACCTTGAGATGGTGTTGTGGGACACGCCGCGCGGCCACAAGGCGTTCAAGCTGACGACGGAATTCGCCAGCGCCTCGAAGGTGCTTGCCGCAAATCAGGGGCTCTATAACGGCTTTCTCGCCGCCGGCCTGATCTGGGGACTCTATCTCGGCGCCGGCGGATTCCAGATCAAGATGTTCTTCCTCATCTGCGTCGCTATTGCCGGCCTCTACGGCGCGGCGACCGTCGGCCGCAAGACACTCTTCATCCAGACTGTGCCGGCGGTGCTCGCCATCATCGCGCTTTGGCTCGGCGTGTAA
- a CDS encoding YebC/PmpR family DNA-binding transcriptional regulator: MAGHSQFKNIMHRKGRQDAVRSKMFSKLAREITVAAKSGTPDVSMNPRLRLAVQNAKAVSMPKDNIQRAINKASMGDAENYEAVRYEGYGPGGVALIVEALTDNRNRSASNVRAAFTKAGGALGETGSVSFMWNRVGEIYYPASAGSADKVMEAAIEAGADDVESDEEGHTIYCAFENLGDVSKALEASLGEAESVKPIWQPQNNVPVDEERAQSLMKLVATLEDDDDVQSVYANFEVDDETMAKLSAA; encoded by the coding sequence ATGGCTGGCCATTCGCAGTTCAAGAACATCATGCACCGCAAGGGCCGCCAGGACGCGGTGCGGTCGAAAATGTTTTCCAAGCTGGCGCGTGAAATCACCGTCGCCGCCAAGAGCGGGACGCCCGATGTATCGATGAATCCGCGGCTTCGCCTCGCCGTGCAGAACGCCAAGGCGGTGTCGATGCCGAAGGACAACATCCAGCGCGCCATCAACAAGGCGTCGATGGGCGATGCCGAAAACTACGAGGCGGTGCGTTATGAAGGTTACGGTCCCGGCGGCGTCGCGCTGATCGTCGAGGCGCTGACCGACAACCGCAACCGCTCGGCCTCCAATGTGCGCGCCGCCTTCACCAAGGCCGGCGGAGCGCTTGGCGAAACCGGCTCGGTGTCGTTCATGTGGAACCGCGTCGGCGAGATCTACTATCCGGCCTCGGCCGGCAGCGCCGACAAGGTCATGGAAGCGGCGATCGAAGCCGGCGCGGATGACGTCGAGTCCGACGAGGAAGGCCACACCATCTATTGCGCCTTCGAAAACCTCGGCGACGTGTCCAAGGCGCTGGAAGCCTCGCTCGGCGAAGCGGAATCGGTAAAGCCGATCTGGCAGCCGCAGAACAACGTTCCGGTCGACGAAGAGCGCGCGCAGTCGCTGATGAAGCTGGTCGCCACCCTCGAGGACGACGACGACGTGCAGAGCGTCTACGCCAATTTCGAGGTCGACGACGAGACCATGGCCAAGCTCAGCGCGGCCTGA
- a CDS encoding ABC transporter transmembrane domain-containing protein, translating to MAEIGGSASERRRSVRPLRSLFPYITRYRKLAIGAIISLIVAAVTTLALPMAVRRMIDHGFQAAGSTFIAEYFAALVLMAALLAAASASRYYFVITLGERVVADIRRDVFSHVTTLSPAFFDRSHSGEIVSRLAADTTQVKSAVGATASVALRNVILGLGAVAMMVVTSPKLSGLVIAAIPVIVLPLVAFGRSVRRKSRQAQDTLAEATAYASEQIGAVRTLQAFTNEKLVTGRFAGAVDAAFEAARASVFARSFLTFFAIFMIFSSVVAVLWFGSRDVLAGTLSAGTLGQFLLYSVFAAGALGALSEVWSELSQAAGAAERLTEILAETPAIQRPADPVPLPATAKGAISFDDVSFSYPARPDRAAVHGLSFQVKPGETVAIVGPSGAGKSTVFSLILRFYDPESGRVVLDGVDVREADPAAVRQRIAIVPQDVTIFAASVRDNIGFGRQGASDAEIEAAAKAALADEFIARLDKGYDSQVGERGVTLSGGQRQRIAIARAILRDAPILLLDEATSALDAESETLVQRALERLMRGRTTIVIAHRLATVLKADRILVMDGGRIVEEGTHQSLVAKGGIYTRLAKLQFETGASAFKGAAE from the coding sequence ATGGCGGAAATCGGTGGCAGCGCAAGCGAGCGCAGACGCTCGGTCCGGCCGCTCCGCAGCCTTTTTCCCTATATCACCCGCTACCGGAAGCTCGCCATCGGCGCCATCATCTCGCTGATCGTGGCGGCAGTAACGACGCTGGCCTTGCCGATGGCTGTGCGGCGCATGATCGACCACGGTTTCCAGGCCGCGGGCTCCACCTTCATCGCGGAGTATTTCGCGGCACTGGTTCTGATGGCCGCGCTGCTCGCGGCCGCTTCGGCCAGCCGCTACTATTTCGTTATCACGCTCGGCGAACGGGTCGTCGCCGACATCCGCCGCGACGTTTTCTCCCATGTCACGACGCTGTCGCCGGCGTTTTTCGATCGTTCGCATTCGGGCGAGATCGTGTCGCGGCTTGCCGCCGACACCACGCAGGTGAAGTCGGCGGTCGGCGCCACCGCCTCGGTCGCGCTGCGCAACGTCATCCTCGGCCTCGGCGCGGTGGCGATGATGGTCGTCACCAGCCCGAAACTCTCCGGCCTGGTGATCGCGGCCATTCCGGTGATCGTGCTGCCGCTCGTCGCCTTCGGCCGTTCGGTGCGCCGCAAGTCCCGGCAAGCGCAGGACACGCTCGCCGAGGCCACCGCCTATGCCAGCGAGCAGATCGGCGCGGTGCGCACGCTGCAGGCCTTCACCAACGAGAAGCTGGTGACCGGCCGCTTCGCTGGCGCCGTCGATGCTGCCTTCGAGGCGGCGCGGGCCTCGGTGTTCGCGCGCTCGTTCCTGACCTTCTTTGCCATCTTCATGATCTTTTCCTCGGTGGTCGCGGTGCTGTGGTTCGGCTCGCGCGACGTGCTTGCCGGCACGCTGTCGGCCGGCACGCTCGGCCAGTTCCTGCTCTACTCGGTGTTTGCCGCCGGCGCGCTCGGCGCGTTGTCGGAGGTGTGGAGCGAGCTGTCGCAGGCGGCGGGCGCCGCAGAGCGGCTGACCGAGATCCTGGCCGAGACGCCGGCGATCCAGCGGCCTGCCGACCCCGTTCCGTTGCCGGCCACGGCCAAGGGCGCGATCAGCTTCGACGACGTCTCCTTCTCTTATCCGGCGCGGCCGGACCGCGCCGCCGTGCATGGCCTGAGCTTCCAGGTGAAGCCCGGCGAGACGGTGGCGATCGTCGGGCCTTCGGGCGCCGGAAAAAGCACCGTCTTCTCGCTGATCCTGCGCTTCTACGATCCCGAGAGCGGCCGCGTCGTCCTCGACGGCGTCGACGTGCGCGAGGCCGATCCGGCGGCTGTCCGGCAGCGGATCGCGATCGTGCCGCAGGACGTCACCATCTTCGCCGCGAGCGTTCGCGACAATATCGGCTTCGGCAGGCAGGGCGCCAGCGACGCCGAGATCGAGGCCGCGGCGAAGGCGGCGCTTGCCGACGAATTCATCGCCAGGCTCGACAAGGGCTATGACAGCCAGGTCGGCGAGCGCGGCGTGACGCTGTCCGGCGGGCAGCGCCAGCGCATCGCGATCGCCCGCGCCATCCTGCGCGACGCGCCGATCCTCCTGCTCGACGAAGCGACCTCGGCGCTTGACGCCGAGAGCGAGACGCTGGTGCAAAGGGCGCTGGAGCGGCTGATGCGCGGTCGCACCACCATCGTCATCGCGCACCGGCTGGCGACGGTGCTGAAGGCCGACCGCATCCTGGTCATGGACGGCGGGCGCATCGTCGAGGAAGGCACGCATCAGAGCCTGGTGGCCAAGGGCGGCATCTACACGCGGCTCGCGAAGCTCCAGTTCGAGACCGGAGCCAGCGCCTTCAAGGGCGCGGCGGAGTAG
- a CDS encoding peptidoglycan -binding protein: MALARRRADRRIDYWPGFVDALSTLLLAIMFLLTVFVLAQFLLSREISGKDAVLNRLNSQINELTQLLALERTNSQDKEDSLANLQASLSAAQAEKSRLEQLLAQGAGAGDAATKRADQLSDELGNQRQISQQALSQVEILNQQIAALRKQIGALEDALNVSEQRDRVSNTKIADLGRRLNVALAQRVQELNRYRSDFFGRLREILADRENIRIVGDRFVFQSEVLFPTGSDVINDAGKVEMKKLADAIIELQKEIPPEISWVLRVDGHTDNQPLSGTGRYRDNWELSTARATSVVKFLIENGVPANRLVAAGFGEFQPLDPADTDEARSKNRRIELKLTER; encoded by the coding sequence GTGGCGCTGGCAAGACGGCGCGCCGACCGCCGCATCGACTACTGGCCGGGCTTCGTAGATGCCTTGTCGACGCTGCTGCTGGCGATCATGTTCCTGCTCACTGTCTTCGTGCTGGCGCAATTCCTGCTCAGCCGCGAGATATCCGGCAAGGACGCGGTGCTGAACCGCCTCAACTCGCAGATCAACGAGCTGACCCAGTTGCTCGCGCTGGAACGCACGAACAGCCAGGACAAGGAGGATTCGCTCGCCAACCTGCAGGCGTCGCTGTCGGCGGCGCAGGCTGAAAAGAGCCGCCTCGAACAATTGCTGGCACAGGGCGCCGGCGCCGGCGACGCGGCCACCAAACGGGCTGACCAGCTGTCCGACGAACTCGGCAACCAGCGCCAGATAAGCCAGCAGGCGCTGAGCCAGGTCGAGATCCTCAACCAGCAGATCGCCGCCCTGCGCAAGCAGATCGGCGCGCTGGAAGACGCGCTCAACGTCTCCGAGCAGCGCGACCGCGTCTCCAACACCAAGATCGCCGATCTGGGCCGCCGCCTGAATGTCGCGCTGGCGCAGCGCGTCCAGGAACTCAACCGCTACCGTTCCGATTTCTTCGGCCGGCTGCGCGAAATCCTCGCCGACCGCGAGAACATCCGCATTGTCGGCGACCGCTTCGTCTTCCAGTCGGAGGTGCTGTTTCCGACAGGCTCCGACGTGATCAACGACGCCGGCAAGGTCGAGATGAAGAAGCTCGCCGACGCCATCATCGAATTGCAGAAGGAAATCCCGCCCGAGATCAGCTGGGTGCTGCGCGTCGACGGCCATACCGACAACCAGCCGCTCTCCGGCACCGGCCGCTATCGCGACAATTGGGAATTGTCGACCGCGCGCGCGACGTCCGTCGTGAAGTTCCTGATCGAGAACGGCGTGCCGGCCAACCGGCTGGTGGCCGCCGGCTTCGGCGAATTCCAGCCGCTCGACCCGGCCGACACCGACGAGGCGCGCAGCAAGAACCGCCGCATTGAACTGAAGCTCACCGAACGGTGA
- the rpmE gene encoding 50S ribosomal protein L31, producing the protein MKADIHPDYHTIKVVMTDGTEYQTRSTWGKEGDTMNLDIDPTTHPAWTGGQQTLLDRGGRLSKFKKRFEGFGL; encoded by the coding sequence ATGAAGGCCGATATTCATCCCGACTACCACACCATCAAGGTCGTCATGACCGATGGCACCGAATACCAGACCCGTTCGACCTGGGGCAAGGAAGGCGACACGATGAACCTCGACATCGACCCGACCACCCACCCGGCCTGGACCGGCGGCCAGCAGACCCTGCTCGACCGTGGCGGCCGCCTGTCGAAGTTCAAGAAGCGTTTCGAAGGCTTCGGCCTCTAA
- a CDS encoding VOC family protein — MTKATPFLMFEGNGEEAMTLYCGTIPDSRVLDIARYGSGEDGTEGTLKLARALVGGVEIRIYNSPVHHAFTFTPSFSFFVDCSSGQELERIVGVLSKDGGFLMPPGNYGFSQRFAWLNDRFGVSWQINLP; from the coding sequence ATGACGAAAGCAACACCATTCCTGATGTTCGAGGGAAACGGCGAGGAGGCCATGACCCTCTATTGCGGGACCATTCCCGATAGCCGTGTCCTCGACATCGCGCGCTACGGTTCGGGCGAGGACGGGACGGAAGGAACGCTCAAGCTGGCGCGCGCTTTGGTCGGCGGCGTCGAGATCAGGATCTACAACAGCCCCGTTCATCACGCCTTCACTTTCACGCCGTCCTTCTCCTTCTTTGTCGACTGTTCTTCCGGGCAGGAACTGGAGCGGATCGTCGGCGTTCTTTCCAAGGATGGTGGATTTCTGATGCCACCAGGCAATTACGGCTTCAGCCAGCGTTTCGCCTGGCTCAACGACCGGTTCGGCGTCTCCTGGCAGATCAACTTGCCCTGA
- a CDS encoding type II toxin-antitoxin system VapC family toxin — translation MIIVDASIFIKLFRDEDGSEQARNLFAKNIADGRAMAAPSILLYESLSAALHYEQSFVMVATLIAGLREGGFQLLEPDMGELAKTQEIATQLSPAGGYPTLNDCVYHAMAINRAATLVTADQRHFAKTKHLGSIVLLADWRAP, via the coding sequence GTGATTATTGTCGACGCGTCGATTTTCATCAAACTCTTTCGGGACGAGGATGGTAGCGAACAGGCGCGAAACCTGTTCGCGAAAAACATCGCAGACGGTCGCGCCATGGCCGCCCCCAGCATCTTACTTTACGAGTCACTATCTGCCGCGCTTCACTATGAGCAATCCTTCGTTATGGTCGCAACGCTGATCGCCGGGCTGCGGGAAGGCGGTTTCCAGCTTCTGGAACCGGACATGGGCGAGCTGGCCAAAACGCAGGAGATCGCGACGCAGCTGAGCCCTGCCGGCGGCTATCCAACGCTCAACGACTGCGTTTACCACGCCATGGCAATCAATCGCGCCGCAACATTGGTGACAGCCGACCAGCGCCATTTTGCCAAAACGAAACATTTAGGCAGCATTGTGCTTCTCGCCGATTGGCGAGCGCCCTAA
- a CDS encoding DUF1772 domain-containing protein encodes MMKLLPTLTFIAAIGSGVVGGVFFAFSNFVMAALARLPVPSGIAAMNSINITVITPTFMTALFGTGLICLVLIAGVFFGWSQSGSYWLLAGAVLYFVGNPIVTMILNVPLNDALAAVDPASANGAAVWANHLNEWVIWNHVRTITAIAAMACFIMALT; translated from the coding sequence ATGATGAAACTTCTTCCCACTCTCACCTTCATCGCCGCGATCGGCTCGGGCGTCGTCGGCGGCGTCTTCTTTGCCTTCTCGAATTTCGTCATGGCGGCGCTTGCCCGACTGCCCGTCCCGAGCGGCATCGCCGCGATGAATTCGATCAACATCACGGTGATCACCCCGACCTTCATGACGGCGCTGTTCGGCACCGGCCTCATCTGCCTGGTGTTGATTGCCGGCGTTTTCTTCGGCTGGAGCCAGTCGGGCTCGTACTGGCTGCTTGCCGGCGCAGTGCTCTATTTCGTGGGCAATCCGATCGTGACCATGATCTTGAACGTGCCGCTCAACGACGCACTCGCCGCCGTCGATCCTGCGAGCGCCAACGGCGCCGCCGTGTGGGCGAACCATCTGAATGAGTGGGTGATATGGAATCACGTCCGCACCATCACCGCCATCGCAGCAATGGCCTGCTTCATCATGGCATTGACCTGA
- a CDS encoding TetR/AcrR family transcriptional regulator produces MDEKVTAKPDQAAIASPRRSPTQQRSRERVERMLAAASALIAEQGSDAMRMGEVAERAGVSIGSLYQFFPDKRAIVWALAERYTAESQACIATTLKDVRDAEGMKRAFSELVDIYYQLFLAEPVMRDIWSGTQADKALRELELADSRANAEFLLAVLKRLRPHADPVELETTAFLVWQMGEAAVRLAISVDREEGDRLVAAYKRMALREFVGE; encoded by the coding sequence ATGGATGAAAAAGTTACCGCCAAGCCGGACCAGGCGGCCATTGCTTCGCCGCGCCGGTCGCCTACGCAGCAGCGCAGCCGCGAGCGGGTCGAGCGCATGCTTGCGGCCGCCTCGGCGCTGATTGCCGAGCAAGGCAGCGATGCCATGCGCATGGGCGAGGTGGCGGAAAGGGCTGGGGTGTCGATCGGCTCGCTCTACCAGTTTTTCCCGGACAAGCGGGCGATCGTCTGGGCGCTTGCCGAGCGCTACACCGCCGAAAGCCAGGCCTGCATTGCGACGACGCTGAAGGATGTCCGCGATGCCGAGGGAATGAAACGGGCGTTTTCGGAGCTGGTGGACATTTACTACCAGTTGTTCCTGGCCGAGCCGGTGATGCGCGACATCTGGTCGGGTACGCAGGCCGACAAGGCGTTGCGCGAACTGGAACTCGCCGACAGCCGGGCCAATGCCGAATTCCTGCTCGCGGTGCTGAAGCGGCTGCGCCCTCATGCCGATCCAGTGGAACTGGAAACGACGGCGTTCCTCGTCTGGCAGATGGGCGAGGCCGCGGTGCGGCTGGCGATCTCCGTCGACCGCGAGGAGGGCGACAGGCTTGTCGCGGCCTACAAGCGCATGGCGCTTAGGGAGTTTGTGGGGGAGTAG
- a CDS encoding SelT/SelW/SelH family protein: MSEKPLPTIRITYCTQCHWLLRAGWMAQELLSTFGTDLGEVVLVPGTGGIFTISCNDVLIWERKRDGGFPDAAKLKQLVRDVIDPERDLGHADRKDHKKDSA; this comes from the coding sequence ATGAGCGAGAAGCCGCTTCCCACCATCCGCATCACGTACTGCACGCAATGCCACTGGCTGCTGCGCGCCGGCTGGATGGCGCAGGAACTGCTCTCGACCTTCGGCACCGATCTCGGCGAGGTGGTGCTGGTGCCGGGAACTGGCGGCATTTTCACCATTTCCTGCAACGACGTGCTCATCTGGGAGCGCAAGCGCGACGGCGGTTTTCCGGATGCGGCGAAGCTGAAGCAGTTGGTTCGCGACGTCATCGACCCAGAGCGTGACCTCGGCCACGCCGATCGCAAGGATCATAAAAAAGACTCCGCCTGA
- a CDS encoding carboxypeptidase M32, with translation MSFQKLDQLGHKLEALEHALAILGADEATHMAVGGGEKRAEAMSSLAGMLHAQATAPEIGDWIAAAEAEPLSEEQQAAVRELRRQYTNLTCLPVEFVERQTVARMRSEQLWRDLRAKNDWAGFLPALEGVVTLVREEAALRADALGLAPYDALMEQYDPGNRAADITPVFAKLKAFLKDFLPRALAMQEARLAKHPLKPLSGTYAVDRQRELGLAMMAAVGFDLTHGSLSVSHHPFCGGVPTDVRITTRYKTSDFLSALMGVLHETGHALYEQNLPKAWSHWPLGKARGMAVHESQSLFVEKQIGRNPAFWRWALPVVEKHLGEAWSLDDILPHVHHVERGLIRVDADEVTYPLHVILRYELEQELVTGRLEVADLPEAWDAKMRDYLGLSTIDNPADGPMQDVHWPGAAFGYFPSYTLGAMMAAQQWAALTREHPSADEDLAKGDFSAVNEWRRAKIWSQGSRWSTPDLLERATGEKLNAAYFTEHLRRRYGTA, from the coding sequence ATGTCCTTCCAGAAACTCGACCAACTCGGCCACAAGCTCGAAGCGCTGGAGCATGCTTTAGCCATCCTCGGCGCCGACGAGGCGACGCATATGGCGGTCGGCGGCGGCGAGAAGCGCGCCGAGGCGATGTCCTCGCTTGCCGGCATGCTGCACGCCCAGGCGACCGCGCCGGAGATCGGTGACTGGATCGCGGCCGCCGAAGCCGAGCCGCTGAGCGAAGAGCAGCAGGCGGCGGTCAGGGAGTTGCGCCGCCAATACACCAACCTCACCTGCCTGCCTGTCGAATTCGTCGAGCGCCAGACGGTGGCGCGCATGCGTTCCGAACAGCTCTGGCGCGACCTGCGCGCCAAGAACGACTGGGCCGGCTTCCTGCCGGCGCTGGAAGGCGTCGTGACCCTGGTGCGAGAGGAAGCGGCGCTGCGCGCCGACGCCCTCGGCCTCGCCCCCTATGATGCGCTGATGGAGCAGTATGATCCCGGCAACCGCGCCGCCGACATCACGCCGGTGTTTGCCAAGCTGAAGGCCTTTCTCAAGGATTTCCTGCCGCGTGCGCTGGCCATGCAGGAAGCACGGCTGGCAAAACATCCGTTGAAGCCGCTGTCGGGCACCTATGCCGTCGACCGCCAGCGCGAGCTCGGCCTTGCCATGATGGCGGCCGTCGGCTTCGACCTCACCCATGGCTCGCTGTCGGTGTCGCACCACCCCTTCTGCGGCGGCGTGCCGACCGACGTGCGCATCACCACCCGCTACAAGACCTCCGACTTCCTGTCGGCGCTGATGGGCGTGCTGCACGAGACCGGCCACGCGCTTTACGAGCAGAACCTGCCGAAAGCCTGGTCGCATTGGCCGCTCGGCAAGGCGCGCGGCATGGCCGTGCATGAGAGCCAGAGCCTGTTCGTCGAAAAGCAGATCGGCCGCAACCCGGCGTTCTGGCGCTGGGCGTTGCCGGTGGTCGAAAAACACCTCGGCGAAGCCTGGTCGCTCGACGACATCCTGCCGCATGTCCACCATGTCGAGCGCGGCCTGATCCGCGTCGACGCCGACGAGGTCACCTATCCGCTGCATGTCATCCTGCGCTACGAGCTCGAGCAGGAGCTTGTGACCGGCCGGCTGGAGGTCGCCGACCTGCCGGAGGCATGGGACGCCAAGATGCGCGACTATCTCGGCCTCTCGACCATCGACAACCCGGCCGACGGGCCGATGCAAGACGTGCATTGGCCGGGCGCCGCCTTCGGTTATTTCCCCTCCTACACGCTAGGCGCCATGATGGCGGCGCAGCAATGGGCGGCCTTGACCAGGGAGCATCCGTCCGCCGACGAGGACCTCGCCAAGGGCGATTTCAGCGCCGTCAACGAGTGGCGTCGCGCAAAGATCTGGTCGCAGGGCTCGCGCTGGTCGACGCCGGACCTGCTCGAGCGCGCCACCGGCGAGAAGCTCAACGCCGCTTACTTCACCGAGCACCTGCGCAGGCGTTACGGAACTGCATAA
- a CDS encoding SRPBCC domain-containing protein translates to MSLGFRISGRIGKPVAEVFDAVVNPTKLSGYFTTIGGASAPLVAGTTVTWWKMVPVEVDEVTKDKRIVLRWDATDTDGKPAYKTRIEMNFEPLEDGGTFVTIAEQGWREGEVGLKKSYLNCEGWSQMLACMKAYLEYGINLRDGYYRSEMKGEPANETNI, encoded by the coding sequence ATGTCGCTTGGATTCAGGATTTCCGGACGCATCGGCAAACCGGTCGCCGAGGTCTTCGACGCCGTCGTCAACCCGACGAAGCTCAGCGGTTATTTCACCACCATTGGCGGCGCCTCCGCTCCGCTTGTCGCCGGCACCACCGTCACCTGGTGGAAGATGGTGCCGGTGGAGGTCGACGAAGTGACGAAGGACAAGCGCATCGTGCTGCGCTGGGACGCCACCGATACCGACGGCAAACCCGCCTACAAGACCCGCATCGAGATGAATTTCGAGCCGCTGGAGGACGGCGGCACCTTCGTCACCATCGCCGAGCAAGGCTGGCGCGAAGGCGAAGTCGGCCTGAAGAAGTCCTACCTCAACTGCGAGGGCTGGTCGCAGATGCTCGCCTGCATGAAGGCCTATCTCGAATACGGCATCAATCTGCGCGACGGCTACTACCGCAGCGAGATGAAGGGCGAGCCGGCCAACGAGACCAACATCTGA